The Thermoplasmata archaeon sequence GAAGAGAAGAAGCCTGCGGAGAGGCACGAGGAGAAGAAGGAAGCGAAGGCGGAGGCCAAGAAAGCGGAACCCAAGAAGAAGGAGGGCAAGTGATGGCGGAGCAGAAGGCCGCCAAGGGGACCGCGGGCCTCAAGCACACCTTCTACAAGATCGAGGGGAACCATCTCGAGCGAACCCGGCAGAGCTGCCCGAAATGCGGCCCAGGGACGTACCTGGCGCAACACGAGGGCCGCGCGTCCTGCGGCCGCTGCGGCTACACGGAGTTCGCCAAGCGGTGACCGCTCGCCCCGCGGCAAGGAAAGGACTCAAGTAGTCCCTCCGG is a genomic window containing:
- a CDS encoding 30S ribosomal protein S27ae gives rise to the protein MAEQKAAKGTAGLKHTFYKIEGNHLERTRQSCPKCGPGTYLAQHEGRASCGRCGYTEFAKR